Part of the Panicum virgatum strain AP13 chromosome 4N, P.virgatum_v5, whole genome shotgun sequence genome is shown below.
AAAGTGAAACAAAAACCAACACAAATGCCATGCCATGCATAACATGTGGCCGTGGCCCTACGTTCCTATAGTGGTGCCTTAGGTGCAGGAGGGGCTCTCAGCAAACCCGCTTACGGGGAAGGACTGCGTGAACTGTTGAACATGGAACGTGAGCTGGTCACCGGCACGGTCGACTTGGCTGAACCCGAGCCAAGCATATTTGACCTGCACATCGACGCCGTACACTTCGGTGATGGACCCAGCATGGATGACTCCGCCGAAGGTGCTGGCGAACTGCAGGTTGAATCTCTGGCCACCGAGGTTAACAGGGAACCTGCACTCGCGTGAGAGGGTCACCTCCAATTTGCCATCTGGGTTGAGGATGTACGACCGCACACCCTTGGGGAGGAGGCCACGCGGGAAGTTGTTCTTCTCTAGAATGTCGTAGGCTGTCGTAGTTGCATCTGCCATCAAATTTGCTGAAGTTGTAGCGGCTGCGGCATAAGCAATATGGTGAATGGAAGCCACAAGGATGAGGAGGAGAATTTGTTGCTTGGCCATGAGTGCTGATTGGAATCGGTAACAAGCAggagtatatatatatcaaatgaTCGAGCTTGATCGGATGGGATAGGACACAAACGATGCATGGCTCCATTTTATAGGCCAGTGCCGGCCGTGTATGGCAGTGCTATTGGAATATATTGTTTAAATGCGCATTGATTCTGCTGAATTATGTTCTCAAAACCTTTGTCATAAATATGTGCGAATTAATCTAGGTTTTAATTACATTAATTTCCTGCCTAATTAAAAAACGTTCCATCCAAATGTTCATGCTCCCACCGTATTTTCTGAAATTTTATGATTCGGATACATATACATGCATGGCACTATTATGACGTTCGAAATAAATTGTATTGAAGACTACAAAATGAGGAATCATATAttatttccaggttggagattaAGAATTATACATATTAGGAATGTACAATGCTAGAGATATGGTCATTAGTACTGGGGGACCCTAGTTAGTAACGGCCCCTGCCCAGTACTGCCTGGTCCATACTACGTGCACGTGCACTCGGTGAAAATGCCTTGCACTAAATGgcgtccggtactaaatggcttgcCACGTAGGGCCTCCTGGTGCGGCAGTTTAGTACTAAgttgttttttatatttttaattccctatgtttcttttcttttcctttttagttTTAGTTGATTCTTATTCATATTCGTAGTCATTTGCGTATTTGTATTTGTATCTAGCAAAGCAACGACTGTATATGTTATATTTATACACACTTTAACTATTACAATTACTTCTAATACTAATGCACTTGTGATTAAAAAATATTGCGAGTACccatccacataagttgtttccagACAAGTAAGCTTTATTTTTTCATTCTGCAAAACCTTAACTGAGGCTGTCACATAGCAAGTGACCTGTGTCGGTTAAACAACGTTAACGAAGGTGGGCAAGTTAGGTCAGCCGCCTCGGTTAAATGATTAACCAAGGCGGTTGGAGGACCGCATCGGTAAATGCCTCGATTAACTGTGACCTTGCGTCCGAGGCAGTTTgcctgcccgcctcggttatgCCATGCATTTTGCCCGCCTCCAATAATTTTCCGTAGTAGTGACAGTGGATGTACCAGGATCCAAGCAACTTTATTTACATAGGAGCTAACTATATCAGGATTCAGGCAATTTTCCTGCAGAACTTAATCTGAATCCTGCCATTTCAGCAAAGTAGGTAACCCCACAAAATTGAACCGTGTAAGAAATGTTATACTACCATTTATTCTTGAAAATTCTACAATAAGGCTAAATCCCCCAGCACATCGCTCTATTTCTTACTAATGAATGAACTGCATGATTACAAACCAATATCGCATGGTGGAAGAGGGGGGGCCACAGCTAGCGATGGAGGAGGGGGTTCAGAGGGGTTGCAGCGGTGGCGGGGTGCTGAGTGGCCACGGCACGCGGTGATGCATGGGAGAGGCTCCCGCAGCTCGCGCCCCAGCATTTCTAAGGAGGAGGGGTTGCCGCTTGCGGCGGAGTAGGCGAGTGCCGAGGGGCCACCGTGGACCCGCGCCTCCTCACGAGTGCGGACGGGAACTCTAGCGACGGCGGACAACAAGATGGTATCGCGGCGAGACGGGGATGGCTGGACAACACGGCGACGCACCATAATGGATGGGGTCTACGGAGGGGAGGGGATTGGGAGTAGGCGTGCGGtcgggaaggagaagggaggcgTGACTGATGAGGTGGGTACCGCGGGCGGGTAAGCGGAGAGGCATGGTGAAAAAAGATTAAGGGAATTGGCGGAAACATTTTAGAAAGGTCATTTTTGATGGGTCTGCACCTCGAAACTGATCGGCCACGTTCCCACAATTAGGGTTGCCATGAGGGCTACACGGTGCTTTCCCTAGGTACATGCTAATTTGTTTCTATTTGTTCTTTATGGTATTGATTTGTTGGAtttgtttttgaactaaaaacatGGTTCagaaccatttgaaattattgcATGGATGTTTTTTATGTTTAGGGACCCGGATGACACTCCCTGACAAGTTCGAGGATCTTGATTCCTGGTCTGGGACTGCACACTCCGTTAACTTTGAGGACCCACAGTGTACTTTACCCCATTTGTAACGTTATTAGCAATCTAACATTCGTGATACATGTTTGCTGATGGTCACGGTTCCATAACAAAGAACAATTTGGACAATTAGATTTCAAAAGGTTATAAATTAATTTCATTTCTATGTATCTAGtttttaattaaaaatttaAGCCAATATTCTGATTTCAACCACGGACAATTAAAACCATCCATTTCCCTCATATTTTAACGGTCATTTTCGCTTTGACATACTTGTTTTGCAACTTCGCCAATTGATGAATTCAAAATTGTTATCCATTAAAACAACCCCCCCACTAATATTAAATAGTACTTGAAACCAATGTAAATTTACACCATTTTTCTCTTGCCGATTAGACCTTAGTTCTGTATAGTTCTGTATATCAAAGGGATTGAGTTTCTGGATAATCTATGTGTAACCTAactgtttatatttttagattgTCCAAATTCGTTAACTAGTTTAAAGAATAGAAGAGCATACACTTTGCAAATAATATGTGGCTTCAAATGCACTTTTAAAATTATGAAATAATGTAAGagtatttaaaaaaattgtaccaGTTTGTTGTGAAGAAATCAAAGTTTAAATAGCACAACATATCTGGTTCCTTTTGAGTTTAAAAAACTCACGAGATGTTAACAGAGTGTAtactttttcaaaaaatatatgtaTTGTATTTAGGTTATAGACAATCCATATATACAGCGAGATTAAAAGTTTTTTTGAAGGTAAGCTGGCCAATTTAATAGATTAAAAATTCTAGCAGTAGCATATTTTATCCTTGACACATTTATTATAATTTAATTTTCAATTCAATGACGACTGTTCGTGACTGCTGACTGCGCGCTGTACTAAAGTTTCTATCGAGGATCTATGGTTTTTGACCATGGGGTCACATTTCTATCAAACGAATGTAATACACCCTGACTCCAATTTGATCCAAATTATTCTCCACGAATAAGCAGAAGTGTTCTTTAGATTATCAGATAACATGAAATAAACACAAGCACACATGGAAGCATCGCGGCCGTACGGCCAGCCATGTTTGGCTGCGGTCATATTTAATAGTATTTTTTAAGCCTATTGAAGCACCATTTGATCAATGAATGGCTTGCCTATTTTCTGAACAATATATACCCTCAGCGGCTTGACTGATTGAATGCAAATTTCCATGGAACGTCAGATGTTCTGTCTTTTCATTAATTCTGTCAATTATTCACCCTGAATACAGCAGGTGTGTTCTTTACATTATTAACTCATGCAGAAATTAAAGTGAAACAAAAACCAACACAAATGCCATGCCATGCATAACATGTGGCCGTGGCCCTACGTTCCTATAGTGGTGCCTTAGGTGCAGGAGGGGCTCTCAGCAAACCCGCTTACGGGGAAGGACTGCGTGAACTGTTGAACATGGAACGTGAGCTGGTCACCGGCACGGTCGACTTGGCTGAACCCGAGCCAAGCGTACTTGACCTGCACATCGACGCCGTACACTTCGGTGATGGACCCAGCATGGATGACTCCGCCGAAGGTGCTGGCGAACTGCAGGTTGAATCTCTGGCCACCGAGGTTAACAGGGAACCTACACTCGCGTGAGAGGGTCACCTCCAATTTGCCATCTGGGTTGAGGATGTACGACCGCACACCCTTGGGGAGGAGGCCACGCGGGAAGTTGTTCTTCTCTAGAATGTCGTAGGCTGTCGTAGTTGCATCTGCCGTCAAATTTGCTGAAGTTGTAGCGGCTGCGGCATAAGCAATATGGTGAATGGAAGCCACAAGGATGAGGAGGAGAATTTGTTGCTTGGCCATGAGTGCTGATTGGAATCGGTAACAAGCAggagtatatatatatcaaatgaTCGAGCTTGATCGGATGGGATAGGACACAAACGATGCATGGCTCCATTTTATAGGCCAGTGCCGGCCGTGTATGGCAGTGCTATTGGAATATATTGTTTAAATGCGCATTGATTCTGCTGAATTATGTTCTCAAAACCTTTGTCATAAATATGTACGAATTAATCTAGGTTTTAATTACATTAATTTCCTGCCTAATTAAAAAACATTCCATCCAAATGTTCATGCTCCCACCGTATTTTCTGAAATTTTATGATTCGGATACATATACATGCAAGGCACTATTATGACGTTCAAAATAAATTGTATTGAAGACTACAAAATGAGGAATCATATAttatttccaggttggagattaAGAATTATACATATTAGGAATGTACAATGCTAAAGATATGGTCATTAGTACTGGGGGACCCTAGTTAGTAACGGCCCCTGCCCGGTACTGCCTTTTCCATACTACGTGCACGTGCACTCGGTGAAAATGCCTTGCACTAAATGgcgtccggtactaaatggcttgcCACGTAGGGCCTCCTGGTGCGGCAGTTTAGTACTAAGTTGTTTTTTTGGTTTTTAATTCcctatgtttcttttcttttcctttttagttTTAGTTGATTCTTATTCATTTTCGTGGTCATTTGCGTATTTGTATTTGTATCTAGCAAAGCAACGACTGTATATGTTATATTTATACACACTTGAACTATTACAATTACTTCTAATACTAATGCACTTGTGATTAAAAAATATTGCGAGTACccatccacataagttgtttccagACAAGTAAGCTTTATTTTTTCATTCTGCAAAACCTTAACTGAGGCTGTCACATAGCAAGTGACCGTGTCGGTTAAACAACGTTAACGAAGGTGGGCAAGTTAGGTCAGCCGCCTCGGTAAATGCCTCGATTAACTGTGACCTTGCGTCCGAGGCAGTTTGCCTGCCCGCTCGGTTATGCCATGCATTTTGCCCGCCTCCAATAATTTTCCGTAGTAGTGACAGTGGATGTACCAGGATCCAAGCAACTTTATTTACATAGGAGCTAACTATATCAGGATTCAGGCAATTTTCTTGCAGAACTTAATCTGAATCCTGCCATTTCAGCAAAGTAGGTAACCACACAAATAATGGCTGGACAACACGGCGACGCACCATAATGGATGGGGTCTACGGAGGGGAGGGGATTGGGAGTAGGCGTGCGGtagggaaggagaagggaggcgTGACTGATGAGGTGGGTACCGCGGGCGGGTAAGCGGAGAGGCATGGTGAAAAAAGATTAAGGGAATTGGCGGAAACATTTTAGAAAGGTCATTTTTGATGGGTCTGCACCTCGAAACTGATCGGCCACGTTCCCACAATTAGGGTTGCCATGAGGGCTACACGGTGCTTTCCCTAGGTACATGCTAATTTGTTTCTATTTGTTCT
Proteins encoded:
- the LOC120669289 gene encoding uncharacterized protein LOC120669289, translating into MAKQQILLLILVASIHHIAYAAAATTSANLMADATTTAYDILEKNNFPRGLLPKGVRSYILNPDGKLEVTLSRECRFPVNLGGQRFNLQFASTFGGVIHAGSITEVYGVDVQVKYAWLGFSQVDRAGDQLTFHVQQFTQSFPVSGFAESPSCT
- the LOC120669290 gene encoding uncharacterized protein LOC120669290, whose amino-acid sequence is MAKQQILLLILVASIHHIAYAAAATTSANLTADATTTAYDILEKNNFPRGLLPKGVRSYILNPDGKLEVTLSRECRFPVNLGGQRFNLQFASTFGGVIHAGSITEVYGVDVQVKYAWLGFSQVDRAGDQLTFHVQQFTQSFPVSGFAESPSCT